A portion of the Faecalibacterium sp. I3-3-89 genome contains these proteins:
- a CDS encoding ABC transporter ATP-binding protein, which translates to MIFGKYINRYYLRHAPTLLLGILSLLMVDYIQLLVPQLYRLVINGVNLGQVVVKGKTMPFTREVLFQHICLPMIWIVLFMVVGRFLWRICFFGTSIRVQADLRERMFDHSRRLSQQYYQVNKVGNLMSLYTNDLDTIQECFGDGILMFFDALVLGLLALYKMWRMDTRLTLLALIPAAFMFAIGTVMGKTMTRTWEKRQQAFSDLSDFAQENFSGIAVIKAFVKELKELIAFRKLNKENEEVNVEYTRISVLLEVLVTFFVESVVCVILGYGGFLVYKGDFNAGQLVEYIGYFEAIVWPIMAISMLIEKTSRGKASLNRITELLDAPIDVADRDGVPDLESPKGGIEFRGLTFRYPDGEFDVLKDVSFTVAPGESVGIVGKTGAGKTALVDLLLRTYNVPDGTLFVDGKDVNRVSIRSVRQACAYVPQDNFLFSDTIAHNIAFGVDEASPEDIERAARLADVRDNIVDFKDGYETVLGERGVTVSGGQKQRISIARALLKDAPILILDDSVSAVDTRTEKIILDNLKKSRAGKTTLLIAHRISTVEGLDKIVFLEDGRVEAVGPHDQLYASCPEYRRMVDLQKLEDEVGGGNA; encoded by the coding sequence GTGATCTTCGGCAAGTACATCAACCGCTATTACCTGCGCCACGCGCCCACGTTGCTGCTGGGCATCCTGTCGCTGCTGATGGTGGATTATATCCAGCTGCTGGTGCCCCAGCTCTACCGGCTGGTCATCAACGGCGTCAACCTCGGGCAGGTGGTGGTGAAGGGCAAAACGATGCCCTTTACCCGAGAGGTGCTCTTCCAGCACATCTGCCTGCCCATGATCTGGATCGTGCTGTTCATGGTGGTGGGGCGCTTTTTGTGGCGTATCTGCTTTTTCGGCACCAGCATCCGGGTGCAGGCCGACCTGCGGGAGCGGATGTTCGACCACAGCCGCCGCCTGTCGCAGCAGTATTATCAGGTGAATAAGGTCGGCAACCTCATGAGCCTCTACACCAATGACCTCGACACCATTCAGGAGTGCTTCGGCGATGGCATCCTGATGTTCTTCGACGCGCTGGTGCTGGGCCTGCTGGCCCTTTATAAAATGTGGCGGATGGACACCCGCCTGACCCTGCTGGCCCTCATCCCGGCGGCGTTTATGTTCGCTATCGGAACGGTAATGGGCAAGACCATGACCAGAACGTGGGAGAAGCGCCAGCAGGCGTTCTCGGATCTGTCCGACTTTGCGCAGGAGAATTTCTCCGGCATTGCGGTCATCAAGGCCTTCGTCAAGGAGCTGAAAGAGCTGATCGCCTTCCGGAAGCTCAATAAAGAAAACGAGGAAGTCAACGTGGAGTATACCCGCATCTCGGTGTTACTTGAAGTATTGGTGACGTTCTTCGTGGAGTCGGTGGTCTGCGTCATCCTTGGCTACGGCGGCTTCCTCGTCTACAAGGGCGATTTCAACGCGGGCCAGCTGGTGGAGTACATCGGTTACTTCGAGGCCATCGTCTGGCCCATTATGGCCATCTCGATGCTCATCGAGAAGACCTCCCGCGGCAAGGCCTCCCTCAACCGCATCACCGAGCTGCTGGACGCCCCCATTGATGTGGCCGACCGGGACGGCGTGCCCGACCTCGAATCCCCCAAGGGAGGCATCGAGTTCCGCGGCCTGACCTTCCGCTACCCCGATGGTGAGTTCGATGTGCTGAAGGACGTCTCCTTCACCGTCGCCCCCGGCGAGAGCGTGGGCATCGTGGGCAAGACCGGCGCGGGCAAGACGGCGCTGGTGGACCTGCTTCTCCGCACCTACAATGTGCCCGACGGCACCCTCTTTGTGGATGGAAAGGACGTCAACCGCGTTTCCATCCGCTCGGTGCGACAGGCCTGCGCCTATGTCCCGCAGGACAACTTCCTCTTCTCGGATACCATCGCCCACAACATCGCCTTCGGCGTAGACGAAGCCTCTCCGGAGGACATCGAGCGGGCGGCCCGTCTCGCTGACGTCCGGGACAACATCGTGGATTTCAAGGACGGCTATGAGACCGTTCTCGGCGAGCGCGGCGTCACCGTCTCGGGCGGCCAGAAGCAGCGCATCTCCATCGCCCGTGCTCTGCTGAAGGACGCGCCCATCCTGATCCTCGATGACTCCGTCTCTGCGGTGGACACCCGGACGGAGAAGATCATTCTGGACAACCTGAAAAAGAGCCGGGCCGGAAAGACCACCCTGCTCATCGCCCACCGCATTTCGACGGTGGAAGGACTGGACAAGATCGTCTTCCTCGAGGACGGCAGAGTGGAGGCCGTCGGCCCCCACGACCAGCTCTATGCCTCCTGCCCGGAGTACCGCAGGATGGTCGATCTGCAGAAGCTCGAGGACGAAGTGGGAGGTGGCAACGCATGA
- a CDS encoding sulfide/dihydroorotate dehydrogenase-like FAD/NAD-binding protein gives MYKITEKVALNPTVTKMVIEAPLIAKKAKPGQFIIVRPLEDSERIPLTVAGYDREKGTVDIIFQIVGGTTMELNSLEVGQSVHDFVGPLGRATETEGLKKVCVVGGGVGCAIALPIARELHEQGCVVHSVVGFRSKDLLILEDEFKACSDELRIMTDDGSYGTKGVVTAALDELVAAGNQYDLVITIGPLIMMKFVVKTCQKHGLKSIVSMNPIMIDGTGMCGGCRLTVGGETKFACVDGPDFDGYLVDFDEAMARGTMYRPFEAKAREKACNLFKTQEGM, from the coding sequence ATGTACAAGATCACGGAAAAGGTGGCGCTCAACCCCACCGTTACAAAGATGGTCATTGAAGCCCCCCTCATTGCCAAAAAGGCAAAACCGGGCCAGTTTATCATTGTGCGCCCGCTCGAGGACAGCGAGCGCATCCCCCTCACCGTCGCAGGCTATGACCGGGAGAAGGGCACCGTGGACATCATCTTCCAGATCGTCGGTGGCACCACGATGGAGCTGAACAGCCTTGAGGTGGGCCAGAGCGTCCACGATTTCGTCGGCCCGCTGGGCCGCGCTACCGAGACCGAGGGCCTGAAGAAGGTCTGCGTCGTCGGCGGCGGCGTGGGCTGCGCCATCGCTCTGCCCATCGCCCGGGAGCTGCACGAGCAGGGCTGCGTCGTCCACAGCGTCGTGGGCTTCCGCAGCAAGGATCTGCTCATCCTCGAGGATGAGTTCAAAGCCTGCAGCGATGAGCTGCGCATCATGACCGACGACGGCAGCTACGGCACCAAGGGCGTTGTCACCGCCGCCCTCGATGAGCTGGTAGCCGCTGGCAACCAGTACGACCTCGTCATCACCATCGGCCCTCTCATCATGATGAAGTTCGTGGTCAAGACCTGCCAGAAGCACGGCCTCAAGAGCATCGTCTCCATGAACCCCATCATGATCGACGGCACCGGCATGTGCGGCGGCTGCCGCCTGACCGTGGGTGGCGAGACCAAGTTTGCCTGCGTGGACGGCCCCGACTTCGACGGCTACCTCGTGGATTTCGACGAGGCCATGGCCCGCGGCACCATGTACCGCCCCTTTGAGGCCAAGGCCCGCGAAAAGGCCTGCAACCTGTTCAAGACTCAGGAGGGAATGTAA
- the gltA gene encoding NADPH-dependent glutamate synthase gives MAFNMDPKKCPMPTQDPNVRNKNFEEVALGYTAEMAVNEAKRCIHCKNKPCQTGCPVGIDIPEFIGHVAEGDFEAAYQVINRSSSLPAVCGRVCPQESQCEGKCTRGIKNEPVGIGRLERFVADWHRENVHTAPIVPAPNGHKVAIIGAGPAGLTAAGDLAKLGYKVTVYEALHVAGGVLMYGIPEFRLPKAIVQQEIDGLRKMGVDFECNMVIGKVLTIDELMGEYGYEAVFVGSGAGLPRFMGIPGESLKGVYSANEFLTRSNLMKAYLPTSKTPIRTGKKVAVVGGGNVAMDAARSALRLGAETVYIVYRRGMAELPARKEEVEHAEEEGIIFKTLCNPVEILPGEDGFVRAITCIEMELGEPDASGRRRPIEKKGSEFTMDVDTVIMSLGTSPNPLIRSTTPGLETNRHGCIVTEGDEGKTSREGVYAGGDAVTGAATVIKAMGAGKAAAKAIDEYIRNK, from the coding sequence ATGGCTTTCAATATGGACCCCAAAAAGTGCCCCATGCCCACTCAGGACCCCAACGTCCGCAACAAGAATTTTGAGGAAGTGGCTTTGGGCTACACCGCCGAAATGGCCGTGAACGAGGCCAAGCGCTGCATCCACTGCAAGAATAAGCCCTGCCAGACCGGCTGCCCCGTCGGCATCGACATCCCCGAGTTCATCGGCCATGTGGCCGAGGGCGACTTCGAGGCCGCCTATCAGGTCATCAACCGCTCCTCCTCCCTGCCCGCCGTCTGCGGCCGCGTCTGCCCGCAGGAGAGCCAGTGCGAGGGCAAGTGCACCCGCGGCATCAAGAATGAGCCGGTCGGCATCGGCCGTCTGGAGCGCTTCGTGGCCGACTGGCACCGCGAGAACGTCCACACTGCTCCCATCGTGCCTGCACCCAACGGCCACAAGGTCGCCATCATCGGCGCAGGCCCTGCCGGCCTGACCGCTGCCGGTGATCTGGCCAAGCTGGGCTACAAGGTCACAGTCTACGAGGCCCTGCACGTGGCTGGCGGCGTGCTGATGTACGGCATCCCCGAGTTCCGTCTGCCCAAGGCCATCGTCCAGCAGGAGATCGACGGCCTCCGGAAGATGGGCGTCGATTTCGAGTGCAACATGGTCATCGGCAAGGTGCTGACCATCGACGAACTGATGGGCGAGTACGGCTACGAGGCCGTCTTCGTGGGTTCCGGTGCCGGTCTGCCCCGCTTCATGGGTATCCCCGGCGAGAGCCTGAAGGGCGTCTACTCCGCCAACGAGTTCCTCACCCGCTCCAACCTGATGAAGGCCTATCTCCCCACCAGCAAGACCCCCATCCGCACCGGCAAAAAGGTGGCGGTCGTGGGCGGCGGCAATGTGGCAATGGACGCTGCCCGCAGCGCCCTCCGTCTGGGTGCGGAGACGGTCTACATCGTCTACCGCCGCGGCATGGCCGAGCTGCCTGCCCGTAAGGAGGAGGTCGAGCACGCCGAGGAGGAGGGCATCATCTTCAAGACCCTCTGCAATCCCGTGGAGATCCTGCCCGGCGAGGACGGCTTCGTCAGGGCCATCACATGCATCGAGATGGAGCTGGGTGAGCCGGATGCCTCCGGCCGCCGCCGCCCCATCGAGAAGAAGGGCAGCGAGTTCACCATGGACGTGGACACCGTCATCATGAGTCTGGGCACCAGCCCCAATCCTCTCATCCGCTCCACCACGCCGGGCCTCGAGACCAACCGGCACGGCTGCATCGTCACCGAGGGCGACGAGGGTAAGACCAGCCGCGAGGGCGTGTATGCCGGCGGCGACGCTGTCACCGGCGCAGCCACCGTCATCAAGGCCATGGGCGCAGGCAAGGCTGCCGCCAAGGCCATCGATGAGTACATCCGGAACAAGTAA
- a CDS encoding methylated-DNA--[protein]-cysteine S-methyltransferase: protein MMYTMRYDSPLGGILLAADEEGLTGLWFETQKYFAAKLAPEHEEKMTPALDAACRWLDVYFSGREPDFTPKLHLVGSDFRQAVWALLRKIPYGQTTTYGALAGQLAEQSGKRVSAQAVGGAVGHNPVSLIVPCHRVVGSGGSLTGYAGGVEKKMRLLTLENSEAAKFYR from the coding sequence ATGATGTACACGATGCGCTATGATTCGCCGCTGGGTGGGATCCTGCTGGCAGCGGACGAAGAGGGCCTGACCGGGCTGTGGTTCGAGACGCAGAAATACTTTGCGGCAAAACTTGCTCCGGAGCATGAGGAGAAGATGACACCGGCGCTGGACGCCGCCTGCCGCTGGCTGGATGTCTATTTTTCGGGTCGGGAGCCGGACTTCACGCCGAAGCTCCATCTCGTCGGCTCGGACTTCCGGCAGGCGGTGTGGGCGCTGCTGCGGAAGATCCCTTACGGCCAGACCACGACTTACGGCGCGCTGGCGGGACAGCTGGCCGAGCAAAGCGGAAAGCGCGTCTCGGCACAGGCGGTGGGCGGCGCTGTGGGGCACAACCCCGTCTCCCTCATCGTGCCCTGCCACCGGGTGGTGGGCAGCGGCGGAAGCCTGACCGGCTATGCAGGCGGGGTGGAAAAGAAGATGCGCCTGCTGACGCTTGAAAACAGCGAGGCAGCGAAATTTTATCGATAA
- a CDS encoding DNA-3-methyladenine glycosylase family protein codes for MHFQYGEAETGYLSRRDERMAAVIAQVGHIEREVDADLFSAVVHHIVGQQISTKAQATIWKRMRDELGTVDAAAVLGAGVEKMQSFGMTFRKAGYITDFARKIESGEFDLDGIWEKPDDEAIRELRGLKGVGVWTAEMILLFCMQRPNVFSYDDLAIQRGLRMVYHHRKIERKLFEKYRRRFSPYCSVASLYLWAAAGGAVPGLKDHAPAK; via the coding sequence ATGCATTTCCAATACGGCGAAGCAGAGACGGGATACCTGAGCCGCAGGGACGAGCGGATGGCGGCGGTCATTGCGCAGGTGGGGCACATTGAGCGGGAGGTGGATGCCGACCTCTTTTCAGCGGTGGTACACCACATCGTCGGCCAGCAGATCTCCACCAAGGCACAGGCCACCATCTGGAAGCGGATGCGGGACGAGCTGGGGACGGTGGATGCTGCCGCCGTCCTCGGGGCAGGTGTGGAGAAAATGCAGAGCTTCGGCATGACCTTCCGTAAAGCTGGGTACATCACCGACTTTGCCCGGAAGATCGAGAGCGGGGAATTTGACCTTGACGGCATCTGGGAAAAGCCCGATGACGAGGCAATCCGGGAGCTAAGAGGTCTGAAGGGGGTCGGCGTCTGGACGGCGGAGATGATACTGCTCTTCTGTATGCAGCGGCCCAACGTGTTCAGCTACGACGACCTTGCGATCCAGCGGGGCCTGCGGATGGTGTACCATCACCGGAAAATCGAGCGGAAGCTGTTCGAAAAGTACCGCCGCCGGTTCAGCCCCTATTGCAGCGTGGCGAGCCTCTATCTCTGGGCGGCGGCAGGCGGCGCGGTGCCGGGCCTGAAAGATCACGCGCCCGCGAAATGA
- a CDS encoding threonine/serine exporter family protein produces the protein MGQILAGALGGLGFSIVFGVRKKYMVLIALNAGLSWAVYLAVNALAGDFAGNMASAMFCSLMAAVLARRIKVPTVVLQMPATVPMIPGGSLYYTMLYVFSGDMLNAKLYFLSTIRAIFGMAIGFAVVSVLLRTLAEKRTHATHGA, from the coding sequence ATGGGGCAGATATTAGCTGGTGCGCTGGGAGGCCTCGGCTTCTCCATTGTCTTCGGTGTGCGCAAAAAGTACATGGTGCTCATCGCCCTCAATGCTGGCTTGTCGTGGGCCGTCTATCTGGCTGTGAACGCGCTGGCCGGGGACTTCGCAGGCAATATGGCGTCGGCCATGTTCTGCAGCCTAATGGCCGCAGTTCTGGCCCGGCGCATCAAGGTCCCTACCGTCGTGCTCCAGATGCCCGCCACCGTGCCCATGATTCCCGGTGGCAGCCTCTACTACACGATGCTCTATGTCTTCTCGGGCGATATGCTCAATGCCAAGCTCTATTTCCTCTCTACCATCCGCGCTATCTTCGGTATGGCCATCGGTTTTGCTGTGGTGAGTGTCCTGCTCAGGACGCTGGCCGAAAAGCGTACCCACGCCACGCACGGCGCTTGA
- a CDS encoding threonine/serine exporter family protein, with protein sequence MRTPEEQLVDASLDMGKALLLAGGEVTRVEDTITRILHAYGMHKVGVFTITSLIEVTARTPDGDEIVKARRIAGGYATNLDRVEQLNALSREICATCPPPQDIISRIEAIKYPKPEAAWISYVGAMLAAGSFTVFFGGRLADVPATIILACFINWMDRKGIYKKENQLLFYLVCSIVTGFLGCILVRVGIGVHLDKILIGCIMLTIPGIPITYAMRDMLLGESITGLFRFVESLLIAASIAGGFLLATVLAEGVL encoded by the coding sequence ATGAGAACACCGGAAGAACAGCTGGTCGATGCCAGCCTTGATATGGGAAAAGCCCTGCTTCTAGCAGGCGGCGAGGTGACGCGGGTGGAGGACACCATCACCCGCATCCTCCACGCCTATGGGATGCATAAGGTGGGTGTGTTTACCATTACCTCCCTTATTGAGGTCACGGCACGTACGCCGGACGGCGATGAGATCGTCAAGGCCCGGCGCATCGCCGGAGGCTATGCCACCAACCTCGACCGGGTAGAACAGTTGAATGCTCTCTCCCGCGAAATTTGCGCCACCTGCCCTCCGCCGCAGGACATCATTTCCCGTATAGAGGCCATCAAGTACCCGAAGCCGGAGGCGGCGTGGATCAGCTACGTCGGCGCGATGCTGGCAGCAGGAAGTTTCACTGTCTTCTTTGGCGGCAGGCTGGCCGATGTCCCGGCGACGATCATCCTCGCCTGTTTCATCAACTGGATGGATCGGAAAGGCATCTACAAAAAGGAGAACCAGCTGCTGTTTTATCTGGTCTGTTCCATCGTGACGGGCTTTCTGGGCTGTATCCTCGTCCGGGTGGGCATCGGTGTCCATCTGGACAAAATTCTCATCGGATGCATCATGCTGACCATTCCCGGCATCCCCATTACCTACGCGATGCGGGATATGCTGCTGGGCGAGAGCATCACAGGTCTGTTTCGGTTTGTGGAATCCCTGCTCATTGCGGCCAGCATTGCGGGCGGCTTCCTGCTTGCGACCGTCCTTGCAGAGGGGGTGCTGTGA
- a CDS encoding dicarboxylate/amino acid:cation symporter gives MTESKKQKKLGLGGRILIGIVIGLAIGFISPSLASALSPLGTIFLRLLKMIMVPLVFFSITSGVCKMGDIKQLASVGLRFVLYILFTSGLASAVGVIVGLIFQPGKGTTEFLDASANVESVTYNFIDNVVSWVPDNVVNAMATANMLQVIVFALFLGVALLSLGEKAKVFTSFIDQGSDVMLKIVEYIMAVSPIGIASLMATMVSTISGATMKEVVSFIIMDYGCGITILLIVYPLLIKLLARVPVISFMKKISEPMIVAVTTTSSAATLPISIKVAGEKLGVPENIYGFTLPLGNTCGMNGFAMFIGLCCIFASNLYGMPVTVASLAQFIFLGIILSVGAAGVKGAGIVMSTVLLEAIGMPLTLIPILAAIWPAIDPIHTLMNNTSDLVGTMLIARQLDKVDMNVYNS, from the coding sequence ATGACTGAGTCTAAGAAACAAAAGAAACTCGGCCTCGGTGGCCGTATCCTCATTGGCATCGTCATCGGTCTTGCCATCGGCTTTATCTCGCCCTCTCTCGCCTCTGCCTTGTCCCCGCTGGGCACCATTTTCCTTCGCTTACTGAAAATGATCATGGTCCCGTTGGTTTTCTTCAGCATCACCAGCGGCGTCTGCAAGATGGGCGACATCAAGCAGTTGGCCTCTGTTGGTCTCCGCTTTGTCCTCTATATCCTCTTCACCTCGGGTCTGGCCTCTGCGGTTGGCGTCATCGTGGGCCTCATCTTTCAGCCGGGAAAAGGCACTACCGAGTTTCTGGACGCGTCGGCTAACGTGGAGAGCGTGACCTATAACTTTATCGACAACGTCGTCTCATGGGTGCCAGATAACGTCGTCAACGCGATGGCAACGGCCAATATGCTGCAGGTCATCGTCTTCGCCCTCTTCCTCGGCGTGGCCCTGCTGAGTCTGGGTGAGAAGGCGAAGGTCTTTACATCCTTCATCGATCAGGGCAGCGACGTCATGCTGAAGATCGTCGAGTACATCATGGCAGTCTCTCCCATCGGCATCGCCTCCCTGATGGCTACGATGGTCTCTACTATCAGCGGCGCTACTATGAAAGAGGTCGTCTCCTTTATCATCATGGATTACGGCTGCGGCATTACGATCCTGCTCATTGTCTATCCGCTCCTCATCAAGCTGCTGGCCCGCGTGCCGGTCATCTCCTTCATGAAGAAGATTTCTGAGCCTATGATCGTTGCTGTCACCACCACTTCTTCTGCCGCCACTCTGCCCATCTCCATCAAGGTCGCCGGCGAGAAGCTGGGTGTCCCCGAGAACATCTATGGCTTCACCCTGCCTCTGGGCAACACCTGCGGTATGAACGGTTTCGCTATGTTCATCGGCCTGTGCTGTATCTTCGCTTCCAACCTCTACGGTATGCCTGTCACGGTTGCCTCTCTGGCCCAGTTCATCTTCCTCGGCATCATCCTCTCGGTAGGCGCTGCAGGCGTAAAGGGCGCAGGCATCGTCATGTCCACCGTCCTGCTGGAGGCCATAGGTATGCCTTTGACCCTTATCCCCATTCTGGCTGCGATCTGGCCAGCCATCGACCCCATCCATACCCTGATGAACAACACCAGCGACCTTGTGGGCACTATGCTCATCGCTCGTCAACTGGACAAGGTGGATATGAATGTTTATAATAGCTGA
- a CDS encoding aminotransferase class V-fold PLP-dependent enzyme has product MAASKYTANMFDAEELAALREKFNYVDTDIKGRHRLFMDNAGGSLRLKAAEDEFKRVSEMPDASEHSNELALELLALEDKARIDIKSVIFGAKTGVIYPSYTASQIMMDVARIFADHAKGTNYVTTVLEHPSSFDAMTYNARKHGCELRVAQANPATGGVDAEAVLDLIDENTAVLSCMAASNISGYIYDLKTICKKAREKNPDIFIICDAVQHAPHGALNPEELGVDMMHFAPYKFFGVRGFALAWLSDRVAEFDHYRLLGKAKNDWEIGSPATAQFAAVQQIIEYVVALGKVKDPDETDRRALYEVGMKRIADHERGLLELMLDGTDKMPGLRHMEGVTVQMDGKDLTTRDLILGIELANISCEQAVKEYDKRGIVTFDRSASSLYSRRMLDAFGLKGVVRLSPLHVNSVEDIEEFLQITADMVKAAK; this is encoded by the coding sequence ATGGCTGCAAGCAAGTACACCGCAAACATGTTCGACGCAGAGGAACTGGCCGCTCTGCGTGAGAAGTTCAACTATGTTGATACCGACATCAAGGGCCGTCACCGCTTGTTTATGGACAATGCCGGCGGCTCCCTTCGCCTGAAGGCCGCAGAGGACGAATTTAAGCGTGTCAGCGAGATGCCCGATGCCTCTGAGCACTCCAACGAGCTGGCTCTGGAACTGCTGGCACTGGAAGATAAGGCCCGCATCGACATTAAGAGCGTTATCTTCGGCGCAAAGACCGGCGTTATCTACCCCAGCTACACCGCCTCCCAGATCATGATGGATGTGGCCCGCATCTTCGCCGACCATGCCAAGGGTACCAACTATGTTACCACTGTGCTGGAGCACCCCTCCTCCTTCGACGCGATGACCTACAACGCCCGGAAACACGGCTGTGAGTTGCGTGTGGCACAGGCCAACCCCGCTACCGGCGGCGTGGACGCTGAAGCAGTCCTCGACCTCATCGATGAGAATACTGCTGTGCTGAGCTGCATGGCCGCGTCCAATATTTCCGGCTACATCTACGACCTGAAAACCATCTGCAAGAAAGCCCGCGAGAAGAACCCTGACATCTTCATCATCTGCGATGCCGTTCAGCATGCCCCCCACGGTGCCCTGAACCCCGAGGAACTGGGCGTGGACATGATGCACTTCGCCCCCTACAAGTTCTTCGGCGTACGCGGCTTTGCGCTGGCATGGCTGTCTGACCGTGTGGCCGAGTTTGACCACTATCGCCTGCTGGGCAAGGCCAAGAACGACTGGGAGATCGGCAGCCCGGCCACCGCACAGTTCGCCGCCGTGCAGCAGATCATCGAGTACGTCGTTGCTCTGGGCAAGGTGAAGGATCCCGATGAGACGGACCGCCGCGCCCTGTACGAGGTCGGCATGAAACGGATCGCCGATCACGAGCGCGGCCTGCTGGAGCTGATGCTGGATGGCACCGACAAGATGCCCGGCCTGCGCCACATGGAGGGCGTTACCGTTCAGATGGATGGCAAGGACCTGACCACCCGCGACCTCATCCTTGGCATCGAGCTGGCTAACATTTCCTGTGAGCAGGCTGTTAAGGAGTACGATAAGCGCGGCATCGTCACGTTCGACCGTTCCGCTTCCAGCTTGTACTCGCGCCGTATGCTGGACGCTTTCGGTCTGAAGGGCGTCGTCCGCCTTTCTCCCCTCCACGTCAACTCGGTGGAGGACATCGAGGAGTTCCTGCAGATCACGGCTGACATGGTCAAGGCTGCAAAGTAA
- a CDS encoding LysR family transcriptional regulator: MDHDLFETYVVLCETGSITKTADLLYKTQPAISARIQQLENELGCTLVHREKGKKSIILTPRGEAFLKTAQKFIELYGEIDETRFFLSNSITISTIGSLSATLVPDICNRVISRHHTKMSLLVYQSIEAYQMVANKQLDLAFVSTSSEVPGVDCDALFRLDYVVVQACEQPSPPIHTTLDRFDPKAEIYQRWNPAFDTWHNSRFGTRNYLIHVDSCNVMKQFLQQPGSWAIVQRSNLPELTREFPVQIYELLDPPPTRICYLISSAFPDHLNALAIRHFKEEAYAYSKENGLLPSGV; this comes from the coding sequence GTGGACCATGACCTTTTCGAGACCTATGTCGTCCTCTGTGAAACGGGCAGCATCACCAAGACGGCAGATCTGCTCTACAAGACCCAGCCTGCCATCTCTGCCCGCATCCAGCAACTGGAAAACGAGCTGGGCTGTACCCTCGTCCACCGCGAAAAGGGCAAAAAGAGCATCATTCTCACCCCGCGCGGCGAGGCATTCCTGAAAACTGCGCAAAAATTCATAGAGCTTTATGGTGAGATAGATGAAACGCGCTTCTTCCTCTCCAACTCCATCACCATCTCGACCATTGGCAGCCTCAGCGCCACCCTCGTGCCGGACATCTGCAACCGGGTCATCTCCCGTCACCACACCAAGATGTCTCTTCTTGTCTACCAGAGCATTGAGGCCTACCAGATGGTAGCCAACAAGCAGCTTGACCTTGCCTTTGTCTCCACCTCCTCCGAGGTGCCGGGCGTCGATTGTGATGCTCTCTTTCGGCTGGACTATGTGGTCGTGCAGGCCTGCGAGCAGCCCAGCCCACCCATCCACACCACCCTCGACCGCTTCGACCCCAAAGCTGAAATTTACCAGCGCTGGAATCCCGCTTTCGACACATGGCACAACAGCCGTTTTGGCACCCGCAACTACCTCATCCATGTAGACTCCTGCAACGTGATGAAGCAGTTCCTCCAGCAGCCCGGCAGCTGGGCCATCGTCCAGCGTAGCAACCTTCCTGAACTGACCCGTGAGTTTCCTGTCCAAATTTACGAGCTTCTCGACCCGCCCCCGACGCGCATCTGCTACCTTATTTCCAGCGCCTTCCCCGACCACCTAAACGCCCTCGCCATCCGGCATTTTAAGGAGGAGGCGTATGCCTACTCGAAGGAGAATGGCCTACTGCCATCGGGTGTGTAA